The proteins below are encoded in one region of Qingshengfaniella alkalisoli:
- a CDS encoding Gfo/Idh/MocA family protein, which produces MIALTNSGVRWGILGCGEVTEVKSGPALQKAHRSHVDCVMRRDAEKAADYAERHGINRWTSSAEKLLADPALTAIYIATPPASHAKYAIEALEAGKDVLVEKPMALTTADCDAMIAASRETGKKLCIAYYRRALPRFQKFRQIIDDGLIGAPRLVEVRDFRTLDAGPSQSWKLDPAIGGGGLFADTQSHTLDWLAHVFGDPLSVSGITKRQSGAYAAEDFVSFQIEFDGVAAVGLCAYASAESHETVIIHGSEGRAEMSFFRPSRIALSCGDRTELIDHSDPAHVHQPLVQQVVNHFLGEGPNPCDGQVGRRVTVMLEDIYRAAGGAQGRGERRQLSR; this is translated from the coding sequence ATGATCGCACTAACAAACAGCGGCGTCCGCTGGGGTATCCTCGGCTGCGGTGAAGTCACCGAGGTAAAGAGCGGACCAGCTTTGCAGAAAGCTCACCGGTCGCATGTTGATTGTGTGATGCGCCGTGACGCCGAAAAAGCGGCTGACTATGCCGAGCGCCACGGGATCAACCGCTGGACATCAAGTGCGGAGAAGCTGCTCGCCGATCCGGCTCTGACCGCCATCTACATCGCCACCCCGCCCGCGTCGCACGCGAAATATGCAATCGAAGCCCTTGAAGCGGGAAAGGATGTGTTGGTCGAAAAGCCGATGGCGCTTACGACTGCGGACTGCGACGCCATGATCGCTGCGTCCCGCGAAACCGGCAAAAAACTTTGCATCGCCTATTATCGCCGCGCGCTCCCCCGGTTCCAGAAGTTTCGCCAGATCATCGACGACGGGCTGATCGGCGCACCCAGACTGGTGGAAGTCCGAGACTTTCGGACTTTGGATGCCGGACCCAGCCAATCATGGAAACTGGATCCGGCCATTGGCGGCGGCGGGCTATTTGCTGATACGCAAAGCCACACGCTTGATTGGTTGGCGCATGTGTTCGGAGATCCCCTATCCGTCAGCGGGATCACCAAGCGGCAATCCGGTGCCTATGCCGCTGAAGATTTCGTCAGCTTCCAGATCGAATTCGATGGCGTTGCCGCTGTTGGTCTGTGCGCCTACGCGTCTGCCGAGAGCCACGAAACCGTCATCATTCATGGCAGCGAAGGGCGCGCTGAAATGAGCTTCTTTCGTCCTTCTCGCATAGCGCTGAGCTGCGGCGATCGAACAGAGCTGATCGACCATTCCGATCCGGCCCATGTTCATCAACCGCTTGTTCAGCAGGTGGTCAATCATTTCCTCGGCGAGGGACCGAACCCCTGCGACGGACAGGTGGGGCGTCGGGTAACAGTGATGCTCGAAGACATTTACAGAGCGGCGGGTGGCGCCCAAGGTCGGGGCGAAAGACGTCAGTTGTCACGGTAG
- a CDS encoding LacI family transcriptional regulator, producing the protein MMQVNGGARPTQRTIAERAGVSVAAVSRALADDPKIAEHTRAQIKEIAAQIGYIPDRAAQRLRTGRTQVINLILPPHEEIFGFGTSLISGISRALSATSYHLVVTPDFGLEEQGNVIERVVQNRLADGIIFSRTAPHDRRVRYLLEADFPFICHGRTELATPHPYVDFDNFEFARQATEQLVGSGAERLAIVLPPENLTFRQHLLHGFMTAVRAVGVAHEIVDSVSLDSDAAALKSAMQDRFHAGSPPDGLVCPGEMAGLAALAAVQDTGLVPGRDVKLVIKQASGVFDLVRPKVGSLYEDLEGAGFELATRLLRRIAGEPVESLQHVQRVLGAPGR; encoded by the coding sequence ATGATGCAGGTCAACGGAGGTGCTCGACCGACGCAGCGTACCATCGCCGAACGCGCTGGCGTGTCCGTGGCGGCTGTATCGCGCGCGCTGGCGGACGATCCGAAGATTGCCGAACACACCCGTGCACAGATCAAGGAGATTGCGGCACAGATTGGCTATATCCCCGACCGCGCCGCGCAGCGGCTGCGCACGGGTCGCACGCAGGTCATCAATTTGATCCTGCCGCCGCATGAAGAGATTTTCGGGTTCGGAACGTCGTTGATCAGCGGTATCTCCCGTGCGCTTTCTGCGACGTCATATCACCTGGTCGTGACACCGGATTTCGGGCTGGAAGAACAGGGAAACGTGATCGAAAGGGTCGTGCAGAACCGGCTTGCTGACGGGATTATTTTCTCCCGGACGGCGCCGCACGATCGACGGGTGCGGTATTTGCTCGAAGCGGATTTTCCATTCATCTGCCATGGACGCACAGAACTTGCCACGCCACATCCATATGTCGATTTTGATAATTTCGAGTTTGCACGGCAGGCCACAGAACAACTGGTTGGATCGGGCGCGGAACGATTGGCCATCGTGCTGCCGCCCGAAAACCTGACGTTTCGGCAACATCTTTTGCACGGTTTCATGACGGCGGTGCGTGCTGTCGGCGTCGCTCATGAGATTGTAGACAGTGTTTCACTGGATAGTGATGCCGCTGCGCTTAAGTCCGCGATGCAGGACCGCTTTCACGCTGGGTCTCCGCCGGACGGGCTCGTGTGCCCGGGCGAAATGGCTGGGCTCGCGGCGCTTGCGGCGGTTCAGGATACGGGGCTGGTGCCGGGTCGGGATGTCAAACTGGTGATCAAACAAGCATCTGGAGTTTTTGATTTGGTGCGCCCCAAGGTCGGTAGCCTTTATGAAGATCTCGAAGGCGCGGGATTTGAACTCGCCACCCGGCTACTACGCCGGATCGCTGGCGAACCCGTAGAGTCGCTTCAACACGTTCAACGGGTCCTTGGGGCGCCGGGTCGTTAG
- a CDS encoding Crp/Fnr family transcriptional regulator, whose product MPSSKLACIHRDTGRMNIMHNSQRFPNLLKCDLLSDLPVDVRKEFLNRCTVRNYQTAKEVISQGHPFAGMFLVAEGIVEISYLTADGERAIIHHARKGETVGEAEALAEVSCAATCVAQSNTTVLHTTTEHLYQMMQHRLFIRNVARSFAATMSRDSMFKSVDTLQPVEQRICSYLRQLSLNGPTIHESQTYLAQVVGCSRQTINKVLGELRKAGIVEVRQKQIVIRNPSALDTRAHHSANSPAK is encoded by the coding sequence TTGCCAAGTTCGAAGCTTGCTTGTATCCATAGAGATACCGGCCGGATGAACATAATGCACAACTCACAACGGTTTCCAAATCTACTCAAATGTGACCTGCTCAGTGATTTACCTGTTGATGTTCGCAAAGAGTTCCTGAACCGCTGCACGGTTCGCAACTACCAGACTGCCAAAGAGGTGATCTCTCAGGGGCACCCGTTCGCAGGCATGTTTCTGGTGGCCGAAGGAATCGTCGAGATTTCCTATCTCACCGCTGATGGTGAACGTGCAATCATCCACCACGCGCGAAAGGGTGAAACAGTCGGTGAAGCCGAGGCACTGGCAGAAGTGTCCTGCGCTGCGACCTGCGTCGCGCAGTCGAATACCACGGTACTCCATACGACCACTGAACATCTCTATCAGATGATGCAGCACAGATTGTTCATCCGAAATGTAGCTCGTTCCTTCGCGGCGACCATGTCGCGTGACAGCATGTTCAAGTCGGTGGACACGCTACAACCGGTTGAACAACGAATTTGCAGCTATTTACGGCAGTTGTCACTCAACGGACCGACGATACATGAGAGCCAAACTTACCTTGCCCAAGTCGTCGGGTGCTCACGACAGACGATCAACAAGGTACTTGGTGAGCTGCGCAAAGCCGGTATCGTTGAAGTAAGGCAAAAACAGATAGTCATTCGCAACCCTTCCGCACTGGACACACGCGCACATCACTCGGCAAACAGCCCTGCCAAGTAA
- a CDS encoding VPLPA-CTERM sorting domain-containing protein — protein sequence MSDMSIRFGLLFSAALFASPFAAGVADAAIVSFSGPNSSLNVAPEIIDAPDKALDSEITNKGAQAFNERQFVTLTDDVLVDGGSIAAGSRVDSHMIFFNLSNADSGISRTHGSSNNKDLALKITFTGDILGIMTDSDGALEYASTGQLGSPTTEYPAGTFARRGLESGTPDKIWGFEGNTLWFSMHVKQPGDWIRVVTASVPVPAAGWLFMAALGGLGALRVGRKSNG from the coding sequence GTGAGTGATATGTCGATTCGATTTGGATTATTGTTTTCTGCTGCTCTGTTTGCTTCGCCGTTCGCGGCAGGTGTTGCAGACGCTGCCATTGTTAGTTTTTCAGGACCGAATTCATCGTTGAATGTGGCCCCGGAAATTATTGACGCGCCAGACAAGGCTCTGGACTCGGAGATCACCAATAAAGGTGCTCAGGCTTTCAACGAACGTCAGTTTGTGACTTTAACCGACGATGTCCTTGTCGATGGAGGTTCCATTGCGGCGGGCTCCCGCGTCGACAGCCACATGATTTTCTTCAATCTGAGTAATGCGGATAGTGGCATCAGCCGTACGCATGGGTCTTCGAACAACAAGGATTTGGCGCTGAAGATCACCTTCACTGGTGATATTCTGGGAATTATGACGGATTCTGATGGCGCGCTCGAATACGCGTCAACGGGCCAGTTGGGATCTCCAACGACCGAGTATCCCGCAGGGACATTCGCCCGCCGCGGACTGGAAAGCGGGACGCCAGACAAGATTTGGGGCTTCGAGGGTAATACCCTGTGGTTCAGCATGCACGTGAAACAGCCGGGCGACTGGATCCGTGTAGTAACGGCGTCGGTCCCCGTTCCTGCCGCTGGCTGGCTGTTCATGGCAGCGCTGGGTGGTCTAGGTGCGCTCCGCGTGGGCCGCAAGTCGAACGGGTAG
- a CDS encoding NAD-dependent succinate-semialdehyde dehydrogenase has protein sequence MTSYPSTKLFIAGVWRDATRGRTIDVINPATEEVIGTVAHAGIDDLDEALEAARSGFDIWRRTPAFERYQIMRRAAGLMRERAEAIGPLLTMEQGKPLDQAIGEAAAAADMIDWFAEEGRRVTSKIIPARAAGITQVAVKKPVGPVAAFTPWNFPINQVVRKLSGALAAGCSIIVKAPEETPAAPAQLIQAFHDAGVPVGVVNLVFGVPAEISEYLIPHPVIRKVSFTGSTPVGKHLAALAGQHMKPVTMELGGHGPVVITKDADLENVTSLLAKTKIRNAGQICVSPTRFLVEDEVADQFAKDFATIVGQTKIGNGMEPGTEMGPLANDRRIPALEELIEDAVQSGAKLATGGRRIGNKGWFFEPTVLTDVPTAARVMNEEPFGPLAIINRFSTIDDAISEANRLPYGLAAYGFTGSNNTADRLSEDLEAGIVAVNHNGFGLPELPFGGTKDSGYGTEGGTEAIEAYLETRLVTRKEA, from the coding sequence ATGACATCCTATCCAAGCACGAAACTCTTCATCGCGGGTGTCTGGCGAGACGCAACACGCGGACGCACCATCGACGTGATCAACCCCGCCACTGAAGAAGTGATCGGAACGGTTGCCCATGCCGGAATTGACGATCTTGATGAGGCGCTCGAAGCGGCAAGAAGTGGCTTCGATATCTGGCGGCGCACCCCTGCTTTCGAACGCTACCAGATCATGCGCCGCGCCGCTGGGCTGATGCGGGAACGTGCAGAGGCCATCGGGCCGCTCCTCACGATGGAACAAGGCAAACCGCTCGACCAGGCGATCGGCGAGGCCGCAGCCGCCGCAGACATGATCGACTGGTTCGCAGAAGAGGGACGCCGGGTCACCAGCAAGATCATTCCCGCCCGTGCAGCCGGCATCACCCAAGTCGCGGTGAAAAAACCGGTCGGCCCGGTTGCAGCATTCACCCCATGGAACTTTCCGATCAATCAGGTGGTGCGGAAACTGTCCGGAGCACTCGCCGCCGGCTGCTCAATCATTGTGAAAGCACCCGAAGAAACGCCGGCCGCTCCCGCGCAGCTGATCCAGGCATTTCATGACGCAGGTGTGCCCGTTGGCGTCGTCAATCTGGTGTTTGGCGTGCCAGCAGAGATTTCCGAGTACCTCATCCCGCATCCCGTCATTCGCAAGGTGTCTTTCACCGGTTCCACTCCCGTGGGCAAACATCTCGCAGCCCTAGCCGGGCAGCATATGAAACCCGTGACGATGGAACTTGGTGGTCATGGGCCCGTGGTTATCACCAAGGACGCCGATCTGGAAAACGTCACCTCGCTTCTCGCAAAAACGAAAATCCGGAACGCGGGCCAGATTTGCGTTTCGCCAACGAGGTTTCTTGTTGAAGACGAAGTTGCCGATCAGTTTGCGAAAGACTTTGCCACGATCGTCGGGCAGACAAAAATCGGGAACGGGATGGAACCGGGAACGGAAATGGGACCGCTCGCCAATGATCGCCGTATCCCCGCACTCGAAGAACTCATCGAAGACGCTGTTCAATCTGGTGCCAAGCTGGCGACCGGCGGGCGGCGTATCGGCAACAAGGGCTGGTTTTTTGAGCCCACGGTGTTGACCGACGTCCCCACCGCGGCGCGCGTGATGAATGAAGAACCGTTCGGCCCGCTTGCGATCATCAACCGCTTCTCGACCATTGATGACGCCATTTCAGAGGCAAACCGACTGCCCTACGGTCTTGCGGCTTATGGCTTCACTGGATCGAACAACACAGCGGATCGCCTTTCGGAAGACCTGGAAGCTGGCATCGTTGCGGTGAACCACAATGGTTTCGGCCTGCCGGAACTGCCCTTCGGAGGCACGAAAGATTCCGGCTATGGCACCGAAGGCGGGACCGAAGCCATCGAAGCCTATCTGGAAACACGTCTTGTGACACGCAAGGAAGCCTGA
- a CDS encoding NCS2 family permease, protein MFEKYFQLEKHGTSVRTEVIAGITTFLTMAYIIFVNPDILSTTGMDRDAVFVATCLAAAIGTLVMALWARWPIGMAPGMGLNAFFAFTVVGAMGFTWQEALGAVFVSGVIFLILTVTGIRRWLISGIPASMRSAIAAGIGLFLAIIALKSAGIVVASPATFVALGDVSQPGPLLAIGGFFLIAALDVLKVRGAILIGIVVVTIVSMLLGYSEFNGIVSAPPSIAPTFMQLDLVGILHVGLFQVVLVFVLVEVFDATGTLIGVAKRAGLMEEGPDHTNPQLGKALMADSTAIVAGSMLGTSSTTAYVESASGVQAGGRTGLTALVIAALFLAALFFAPLAGSVPSVATAPALLYVAGLMMRELTEVQWDDITESTPAALTALMMPFTYSIANGLAFGFISYAAIKTLTGRARDVHPATWIVAGLFVLRFALVGHE, encoded by the coding sequence ATGTTCGAGAAATACTTCCAGCTGGAAAAGCACGGAACATCCGTGCGGACAGAGGTCATCGCAGGGATCACCACGTTCCTGACGATGGCCTATATCATCTTCGTAAACCCTGACATCCTGTCCACGACCGGCATGGACAGGGACGCGGTCTTCGTCGCCACCTGTCTTGCAGCCGCCATCGGCACGCTGGTCATGGCGCTTTGGGCACGCTGGCCCATTGGTATGGCACCAGGCATGGGGCTGAACGCCTTCTTCGCCTTCACCGTGGTCGGTGCGATGGGTTTCACATGGCAAGAGGCGCTGGGTGCGGTCTTCGTCTCAGGTGTCATCTTCCTAATCCTGACCGTTACCGGCATCCGGCGCTGGCTGATCAGCGGAATCCCCGCATCAATGCGCAGCGCCATTGCGGCGGGTATCGGGTTGTTTTTGGCCATCATCGCGTTGAAAAGCGCAGGCATCGTCGTTGCCAGTCCTGCCACATTCGTTGCACTAGGCGATGTATCCCAGCCCGGCCCGCTTCTGGCCATCGGCGGGTTTTTCCTGATCGCCGCGCTGGACGTGCTGAAGGTGCGCGGCGCAATCCTGATTGGCATTGTCGTCGTCACCATCGTTTCCATGCTTTTGGGGTATAGCGAGTTCAACGGCATCGTATCCGCACCACCCAGCATCGCACCCACCTTCATGCAGCTCGATCTGGTCGGCATCCTGCATGTCGGGCTGTTTCAGGTCGTGCTTGTCTTCGTGCTGGTCGAGGTATTCGATGCTACCGGCACACTGATCGGCGTGGCCAAACGTGCAGGACTGATGGAGGAAGGACCGGATCACACCAACCCGCAGCTTGGCAAGGCACTGATGGCCGACTCGACCGCGATCGTAGCCGGCTCAATGCTTGGAACGTCCTCCACCACCGCCTATGTCGAAAGCGCGTCAGGTGTTCAGGCCGGCGGTCGGACGGGGCTGACCGCTCTGGTCATCGCCGCGCTGTTCCTCGCCGCGCTGTTCTTTGCGCCGCTGGCCGGATCGGTTCCCTCGGTCGCAACCGCTCCTGCGCTGCTCTATGTCGCGGGCCTGATGATGCGCGAATTGACCGAAGTGCAGTGGGACGACATCACGGAATCTACCCCTGCGGCGCTGACCGCGCTGATGATGCCGTTTACCTACTCCATCGCGAACGGTCTGGCCTTCGGGTTCATCAGTTACGCCGCAATCAAGACCCTGACGGGCCGCGCGCGTGACGTGCACCCGGCCACATGGATCGTCGCCGGTCTGTTTGTGCTGCGTTTCGCATTGGTCGGACACGAATAA
- a CDS encoding helix-turn-helix transcriptional regulator, with product MFRTRFANLLIDSVDLLTDARALGDTWPGVVKVAHKIGAKAVNAGALLEGTNNVAWMRSSMEMSWLVEYEDAGLYTVDPILHAALARRRTKLYSVEKARRSHIGDPQSAQLHDSLISYRYRYFMSQNWRDNGVEKCVVLSTEDDPTHLFGAGTARAFSVVSALLSQNLDPPGEHPTQGWVWGFPYDSLSSREKDVLSYMGLGMSTQQIADHMILQDAQVRHLLDRACKAMGTHQQEQALALAMTRGLVSL from the coding sequence ATGTTTCGTACCCGCTTTGCCAATCTGTTAATTGATTCCGTTGATCTTCTGACCGATGCCCGCGCTCTGGGGGATACCTGGCCGGGCGTGGTCAAGGTCGCACACAAGATCGGGGCGAAAGCCGTGAATGCCGGGGCTTTACTTGAAGGCACCAACAATGTCGCGTGGATGCGTAGCTCAATGGAGATGAGCTGGTTGGTAGAATACGAAGACGCAGGCCTCTATACGGTCGATCCCATCCTCCATGCGGCGCTGGCGAGACGCCGGACCAAGCTCTACTCGGTGGAGAAGGCCCGGCGCAGTCATATTGGCGACCCGCAGTCAGCCCAGTTACATGACAGCCTGATATCCTACCGGTATCGCTACTTCATGAGCCAGAACTGGCGCGACAACGGCGTCGAGAAATGCGTGGTTCTCAGTACCGAGGACGATCCCACCCATCTGTTCGGCGCAGGGACGGCACGGGCCTTTTCGGTCGTTTCCGCCCTGCTGTCCCAAAACCTTGATCCGCCCGGAGAGCACCCGACGCAGGGCTGGGTCTGGGGCTTTCCCTATGACAGCCTGTCTTCACGGGAAAAGGATGTGCTCAGCTATATGGGGCTTGGGATGAGTACACAGCAGATCGCGGATCACATGATTCTGCAAGACGCTCAGGTTCGTCATCTCCTGGATCGCGCCTGCAAGGCAATGGGGACACATCAGCAGGAACAAGCGTTGGCCTTGGCCATGACCCGAGGGCTGGTGTCGCTATAG
- a CDS encoding AGE family epimerase/isomerase — MRKPALGPNESDTPWLQAEQHRAYLRVDAQRQVEFFRSSFRSEGGFHSLDRIGRPLPELPQYLHSNARMVHSFVLAKLAGFDDCDRFIDHGMQYIRQCHHDPDHGGYLWAVNDRDVCDDRKLAYGHVFVLLAAASAHAAGHPDAMALLDDVDGILDRYFWEDDVGRFCDEWNRDWAPFSTYRGMNANMHGTEALLAAFEATGREKYLKRAGRILDFFINTIARSENWRLPEHYDASWQIDRNYSEDPMFRPPGTTPGHSFELARLLLQYGELVGRPAGEHLQSARNLAYRALEDAWDHERGGFVYTLDFSGTPDIRDRYWWPVTEAIGVLAAFLKSDPTPEDEIWYRRVWAFADAHLVDHEYGGWFHELDADNHPSDGQFVGKPDIYHSLQAALLPLTRNVSGCYRGEIC; from the coding sequence ATGAGAAAGCCAGCACTCGGGCCGAATGAGAGTGATACACCATGGCTTCAGGCGGAGCAGCATCGCGCGTATCTGCGCGTGGATGCGCAGCGACAGGTCGAATTTTTCCGCAGCTCGTTTCGTTCTGAAGGCGGATTCCATAGCTTGGACAGGATTGGCCGTCCGCTTCCGGAGTTGCCTCAATATCTGCATTCAAACGCACGCATGGTTCATTCCTTCGTGCTGGCCAAGCTGGCAGGGTTTGATGACTGTGACCGCTTCATCGACCACGGGATGCAGTATATCCGTCAGTGTCATCACGATCCCGATCATGGTGGATATCTTTGGGCGGTGAATGACCGTGACGTGTGCGATGATCGCAAACTGGCCTATGGTCATGTGTTTGTGCTGCTGGCCGCCGCCAGCGCGCACGCGGCCGGTCATCCCGATGCGATGGCGTTGCTTGATGACGTCGATGGTATTCTGGACCGATACTTCTGGGAAGACGACGTGGGGCGTTTTTGCGACGAGTGGAACCGTGACTGGGCACCGTTTTCCACCTATCGCGGCATGAACGCCAATATGCACGGCACGGAAGCGCTGCTCGCGGCCTTTGAGGCTACCGGGCGCGAGAAGTACCTGAAGCGTGCCGGACGGATTCTCGATTTCTTCATCAATACCATCGCGCGTTCCGAGAACTGGCGTTTGCCCGAGCACTACGACGCGTCCTGGCAGATCGACCGGAACTATAGTGAAGATCCGATGTTTCGGCCGCCCGGAACCACGCCTGGCCATTCCTTTGAACTGGCGCGGTTGCTTTTGCAGTACGGGGAGTTGGTTGGCAGACCCGCCGGAGAACATTTGCAATCAGCGCGCAATCTTGCCTATCGCGCGTTGGAAGATGCGTGGGACCACGAACGCGGCGGGTTTGTCTACACCCTCGATTTCAGCGGCACACCTGACATCCGGGACCGCTATTGGTGGCCCGTGACCGAGGCCATCGGCGTTTTGGCGGCATTCCTGAAATCCGATCCTACGCCGGAAGACGAAATCTGGTATCGCCGCGTCTGGGCATTCGCTGATGCCCATCTTGTTGACCATGAATACGGCGGGTGGTTCCACGAGCTAGATGCGGACAATCACCCTTCTGATGGGCAGTTCGTCGGAAAGCCGGACATCTATCACTCATTGCAAGCGGCGTTGCTGCCACTGACGCGGAATGTGTCCGGCTGCTACCGGGGAGAAATATGCTAG
- a CDS encoding ribbon-helix-helix domain-containing protein, translating into MCRLFIGADQKLWASRTKSLRIDGVATSIRMEKYFWATLEEIAVRDDMTVNQLITKLYLEAMDADHDLGNFTSFLRVCCARYLGLIAAREISDDLLTPLSVPDPDAIAILDREQKRQSGSVRASNSAPKATVFN; encoded by the coding sequence ATGTGCAGATTATTCATCGGCGCCGATCAGAAATTGTGGGCGAGCCGCACAAAGTCTCTGCGGATTGACGGCGTGGCAACGTCGATCCGAATGGAGAAGTATTTCTGGGCCACGTTGGAAGAAATCGCCGTGCGTGACGACATGACTGTGAACCAGTTGATCACGAAGCTGTATTTAGAGGCGATGGATGCCGATCATGATCTGGGAAATTTCACCTCTTTTCTCCGCGTCTGTTGTGCGCGCTATTTGGGGCTCATCGCTGCACGCGAGATATCGGATGATCTTCTGACCCCGTTGAGCGTTCCCGATCCGGACGCGATTGCTATTCTTGACCGTGAACAGAAGCGGCAGTCCGGATCGGTGAGGGCCTCCAACAGCGCGCCTAAGGCGACCGTCTTTAATTGA
- a CDS encoding DJ-1/PfpI family protein, with the protein MAKILMITGDYTEDYETMVPFQTLLACGHSVDAVCPNKAAGETVPTAIHDFEGAQTYSEKPGHNFTLNATFSDVVPDSYDALVIPGGRAPEYLRLNEEVLNMVRHFFEASKPVAAICHGAQILTAAGVLKGRKCSAYPACAPEVRASGGTYAEIEVTDAVTDGKLVTAPAWPAHPAWLSQFMALL; encoded by the coding sequence ATGGCGAAGATCTTGATGATTACGGGAGACTATACCGAAGACTATGAAACTATGGTGCCATTTCAGACGTTGCTGGCCTGTGGCCATTCGGTGGATGCCGTCTGCCCGAACAAGGCGGCGGGCGAGACGGTACCGACGGCCATTCATGATTTCGAAGGCGCGCAGACCTATTCCGAGAAACCTGGCCACAATTTTACCCTGAACGCGACATTTTCAGACGTGGTGCCCGATAGCTACGATGCATTGGTAATACCCGGTGGGCGCGCGCCGGAATACCTGCGCCTCAATGAAGAGGTTCTGAACATGGTTCGGCATTTTTTCGAGGCAAGCAAACCCGTCGCTGCAATCTGCCATGGTGCGCAGATACTGACGGCAGCTGGTGTGTTGAAGGGGCGCAAATGCTCTGCCTACCCGGCCTGCGCCCCCGAGGTTCGCGCGAGCGGTGGCACCTATGCCGAGATTGAGGTGACAGACGCTGTAACCGATGGCAAACTGGTGACGGCACCCGCTTGGCCGGCGCATCCGGCTTGGCTGAGCCAGTTTATGGCGCTGCTGTAG
- a CDS encoding DUF2189 domain-containing protein, producing the protein MANKTIGNPLSWTASHVSATGSHLGEMAQSVGSDIERAPPEVKTLCMDDLRDALRLGYEDFKSFRSDVITICVLYPIIGICLAFLAFQGNLFHLIFPVISGFALVGPVAAVGMYEMSRRREADEPTSWFAVFDVIRSPSFGAILALGLWLFAIFVAWLFAANAIYAQTIGLRPPPSLGAFLFDTLSTGAGWWMIIAGTAVGFCFAVAVLMISFVSFPLLLDRKVGLPMAVVTSSKVVMRNPGPAAAWGLIVAASLLIGSIPALLGLIVALPVLGHATWHLYRKAVA; encoded by the coding sequence ATGGCCAACAAGACGATCGGAAATCCGCTGTCATGGACCGCGAGCCACGTATCGGCCACGGGAAGCCATCTTGGCGAAATGGCGCAAAGCGTGGGCAGCGACATCGAGCGTGCCCCGCCCGAAGTCAAAACGCTTTGCATGGATGACCTGCGCGACGCATTGCGGTTGGGATACGAGGACTTCAAGTCCTTCCGGTCCGATGTGATCACGATTTGCGTGCTGTACCCGATCATCGGCATATGCCTAGCGTTCTTGGCATTCCAGGGAAACCTTTTCCACCTGATTTTTCCCGTTATCTCGGGCTTCGCCTTGGTCGGTCCTGTCGCCGCGGTCGGCATGTACGAAATGAGCCGTCGCCGCGAAGCTGACGAACCCACCAGCTGGTTTGCCGTTTTTGACGTCATCAGGTCGCCAAGCTTCGGCGCGATCCTCGCTTTGGGCCTTTGGCTGTTCGCGATATTCGTGGCTTGGCTGTTCGCCGCCAACGCCATCTATGCACAAACCATCGGTTTACGCCCGCCGCCATCTCTGGGCGCGTTCCTGTTCGACACACTGAGCACAGGTGCTGGATGGTGGATGATCATTGCTGGCACGGCTGTCGGATTCTGCTTCGCGGTCGCTGTGCTGATGATCAGCTTCGTTTCCTTCCCGCTTCTGCTGGATCGCAAGGTCGGACTTCCAATGGCGGTCGTCACCTCCAGCAAGGTCGTCATGCGCAATCCCGGCCCCGCCGCGGCGTGGGGGCTGATTGTTGCTGCCTCGCTTCTGATCGGCTCCATCCCGGCTCTTCTTGGTCTGATCGTGGCGCTGCCTGTATTGGGGCACGCGACATGGCACCTCTATCGCAAGGCCGTCGCCTAA